The Vibrio tritonius genomic sequence GGCAGCTTCACCAGCCACAGCTGCAGCTGCGCGCCCTGCTAATGAGGCAGCCATACGCACTGCAAATTTGGCTCCTTGCTTAGCAACAAATTTTGCGCCTTTTTTGATCGCCATTTCCTTTAATCGGTCCAGTGCCGCATTTCCATTATGCTGTTCTGCGCCTTGAATACCTATCGGTGTCATATTGGCCTTCCCATTTAATAACGCCTTTAGGGTGGTATCGTTAATTGCCCCCTGCATCTGCGGATTAACACCCGCTTTTTGCAGCGCTTGTTGAATCACTGCGGTTTGAGGAATGCCAATGCCACCTTGCGCCGTTTTCGATAGAGCATCATCCATAAACGCCAATGAGTTCCAGTAAGAGTTGAGCGCCTGTTCTGGCGAGGTCTCTTTTTGTGTGGCCAGTTGAGTTAATAGCGTGCCGTCACTAATTGAAGTAGAAGTACCTCGCAAAGACTCTGCCAAATCGGGATAAAATGCGACGATATCTGCCACACCCAACTGTTTTCCGGTTAGGTCCTGATAGAGCTGCACATCATCATGAAAATTTTCCAACGCCGCAGTGGCTTGTGTTACATCAACAGCATGCCCTTGCTCGTTTCGCAGTGCTTGACGCAACCCATCTCCCGTTAAAACTTGAGTATTAAGATGGTGGTTTACACTACGGGATAGATCCGCCGATGAGTTGATGATCTCCTTTTTGCTGATTTTGCTCTGCTGCTCCAAATAGCGTTGAGCATCCTTATCATTCTGTAATTGCTCTATTTTTTCATTGAGTTCCTTTTCTGTCTGTTCGGTATTACGAATCGACTCGCCAGCGATAACGTATTGCAGCGTGCGTTGCAGTGTCACTAATACCGCCGCTTTTTCCGCGCCACTGTATTGATTAGGATGCTCAAAAATATCTTGGTTTAGTTTGGATGTATCGACTTTATCAGCAGCATTTGCCATCGAAACATAGGAGATAAAATCATTAAATTCCGCGCTATTGGTTGGGGCAACCTTGTCAATAAAGGCGGAATAGTCGGTAAGATCAAGCAAACCATCACCGCCGTGGCGTGCCACATCTTTACCATTGAGGCCCATATCTTCCAAGGTATTGAACATGCCCGGCTTACTCCATAAACGAGCCGCATCGGTAAGTAATGGTGAGAGGTCGGGATTATTGTTTGAATCCGATAGCGCTTTGAGGTCATCAATATTCGCGTACTTGGTATCTTGCTGATCTTTAACGCCCGCTTGTTTGAGTGCCGAAGCTGAACGGGTAAGCGGATCGTTAGCATACAAAAGAGCCGAGGAACGGACCAAACTTAAACTTTGCTCATCCGCATCGGGATGTTTCTGTTGATAATCGGTCACCATCTCACTGGCCTGATTCGCCCTCTCTTTCATGGTGCCAGCAAACACTTTAAGGTCTTTATCTGAGAGTGAACCATCAGCCATGACATGGCGGTTATCACCCGCTCCTGCTCGTGTTTCTATCGCAGTAAATAGCGCTTGGTTGGCATTGATGTATTCACGCGCTTTGGCTTTTTGTTCATCGGTACCTTCGAGTGCTAACTTGGCCGCCGCATACGGGCGATTTAGCGCCTTTTCAGCAGCTTCACGCTCACTCTCCGGTAGATGACCAACCATACTGTCCCAACGCTTTAACTCATCGGAACGACTAAACTGCGAATTATCAATCGCGGCTAATGTTGCTGGGTCTGTACCTTTCACATGGCTAACTGCGGTATTTGCAGTAGTGGATGTCACCGACTGAGTAGCTGTAACACCTGTCGAAGAAATGGAAGCAAGCTGACGACGAAAGCTTGATTGCAACAAACTATCGAGCTTTTTCATGTTTTCTTGCTGGAGTTGCTCGCCTTTCTTTAGCAAAGAGGAAAGTGATTCAGGCTGACCTCCCCCCCCCACTGTCTGGGCATAATTTGGTGCAGCAGAGCTTGTCCTCACCGAAGTGCCAAATTCAATTCCCAGACCTTTGGCCCCCTTCTCCGAGGACAATTTTACGATTGGACTTTGCTCACAAGCATTATCACTTAGCGTACTCGATGTCGCTATATTATGGTTAATTCGCACAATATCGATTCCCTATCATCTGAATATAATTCTGGTGAATGGGTCACCAGTATTCTTTGAGTAGAGAAACGTTCTAGAGGGTTCCTAAAAAGGCTTATCAAGAAGTGATGATGTTTTAGCGATTGAGCACTTAGCTTATTGACCCCAGTTTTAGGCCCTACTTAACCTGTTCTAATTGTTTTAATTGTTCTAATAATTGAGACAATTCTCGCTCAGTCAGATCTTGTTTGGCTTTGCTCTTATATTCGACAAGTTGATTTTCAGTTGGCATTGCTGCTAAGCAGTGAAACAGATTAACCAGATCCCTTGTAATGATTTCATTCCTGATGCGTCTTGACTCATTCTGTTGCTCATCTGTTAAGCTTTCGGCAACAGAGTCATCTCTTTTTTTTTATATTGTCAAAACACAATAACGCTAAATCATATTTTTCATTGATCATCTCGTCATCTAGGTATTGTGCGCAGGTCTGCCACTGTTTATCGGCAACGAGGTCATCATAAGCCCAGTAGAAAACATCCTTTGCCTGCGACGTATCGCTTTGTGCAACTCGCTCAAATTCTTTAAGTACATCGGCTTGCTTTTCAAGATATCGAGAAAGTCTGGCGAAATCACGAAATGCCTTACACTCACTGGTTTGATGATAACGCTGCAGTGCTAGTTGCTGCAGTTCTAGAAGTCGCTCCATCGCGGGAGAATAGTGTTTAGCCACTTCCGACCAACCGGCAAGACCATAAGAAAGCCTCACACCACGATAACTAGGCTCGATCTTTTCTGCATGTTCAAACAACCAATCATACTGCTTATGCGCACTCTCATAATCTTGATTATTGAGTGCCTCTTC encodes the following:
- a CDS encoding type III effector HrpK domain-containing protein, with the protein product MRINHNIATSSTLSDNACEQSPIVKLSSEKGAKGLGIEFGTSVRTSSAAPNYAQTVGGGGQPESLSSLLKKGEQLQQENMKKLDSLLQSSFRRQLASISSTGVTATQSVTSTTANTAVSHVKGTDPATLAAIDNSQFSRSDELKRWDSMVGHLPESEREAAEKALNRPYAAAKLALEGTDEQKAKAREYINANQALFTAIETRAGAGDNRHVMADGSLSDKDLKVFAGTMKERANQASEMVTDYQQKHPDADEQSLSLVRSSALLYANDPLTRSASALKQAGVKDQQDTKYANIDDLKALSDSNNNPDLSPLLTDAARLWSKPGMFNTLEDMGLNGKDVARHGGDGLLDLTDYSAFIDKVAPTNSAEFNDFISYVSMANAADKVDTSKLNQDIFEHPNQYSGAEKAAVLVTLQRTLQYVIAGESIRNTEQTEKELNEKIEQLQNDKDAQRYLEQQSKISKKEIINSSADLSRSVNHHLNTQVLTGDGLRQALRNEQGHAVDVTQATAALENFHDDVQLYQDLTGKQLGVADIVAFYPDLAESLRGTSTSISDGTLLTQLATQKETSPEQALNSYWNSLAFMDDALSKTAQGGIGIPQTAVIQQALQKAGVNPQMQGAINDTTLKALLNGKANMTPIGIQGAEQHNGNAALDRLKEMAIKKGAKFVAKQGAKFAVRMAASLAGRAAAAVAGEAAGAALAGSISSAAGPVGWAVGAAVSIGFGISELVSFFKNKAKKRRERRDFDHTVSPTLNQFGISKPR